From a region of the Triticum aestivum cultivar Chinese Spring chromosome 7D, IWGSC CS RefSeq v2.1, whole genome shotgun sequence genome:
- the LOC123165936 gene encoding uncharacterized protein, giving the protein MSRQWMYDDRCSPEFINGVQTFLLAAEANKRADGFMPCPCLVCKNDHNYSTSRTIHVHLFKSGFMPHYNVWTKHGERGVMMEDNEEEEDDDNYPGHGFPEYDDTTMGEEAEPAMREEAEEEASDEPADDLGRAIADAKRNCASDLEKKKLQRMLEDHKKLLYPNCEADKKKLGTTLELLQWKAENGVSDKGFGKLLVMIKNMLPKDNELPESTYEAKKAVCPLGLEVQKIHACPNDCILYRGEYEDLNACPVCGALRYKIRRDDPGDVEGERPRKKIPAKVMWYAPIIPRLKRLFQNKEHAKAMRWHREDRKKDGKLRVPADGSQWRKIERKYGKEFADDARNVWFGLSADGINPFGEQSSNHSTWPVTLCLYNLPPWLCMKRKFIMMPVLIQGPKQPGNDIDVYLRPLVEELLQLWNGTGVRAWDEHMGEEFDLKALLFVTINDWPALSNLSGQTNKGYRACTHCLDDTDSIYLDNCRKNVYLGHRRFLPSRHPVRKKGKHFKGEADHRTKPRHRTGADVHDMVKDLKVVFGKGPGGQPVPNDADGRAPMWKKKSIFWDLPYWKDLEDQQRMHGKDGIHQGHASYALTKEEKEIFFECLLSIKVPSGFSSNIKGIINMAEKKFQNLKSHDCHVIMTQLLPVALRGLLPDNKYVHNRARPEGSISKGHENEEVIEFCIDFIPDLKPIGVPESRHKGRLDGKGTLGGNQKICMDGHSLTEAHYTVIQNSALVAPYMDEHKNFLRSKHPERSDDWITREQTRSFAGWLQTRTMHDASIEDDLYSLSQLPSSNIMTFKGYEINGNTFYTIAQDKKSTNQNSGVRFDATTKTGKETYYGYIEEIWELDYGRDLKVPLFRCKWVNMTRYGVTEDPQYGMTTVDLNNLAYADEPFVLANDVAQVFYVKDMSTKPRKRKDKEANASYDEPKRHIVLSGKRNIVGVDDKTDMSEDYEKFDEIAPFTVNIDPSIQLNDEDFPWLRRKGTYAKK; this is encoded by the exons ttcattaatggcgtgcaaacttttctgcttgcggctgaggcaaacaagcgggcggatggttttatgccttgtccatgtttagtctgtaagaatgatcacaattactctacgtcaagaaccattcacgtccacctgtttaagtccggtttcatgccccactataatgtttggaccaagcacggagaaagaggggttatgatggaagacaatgaagaagaagaggacgacgacaactatcctggccatgggttccctgaatacgatgatacaacaatgggggaagaagctgagccggcaatgcgggaagaagctgaagaagaggcatcagatgagcccgctgatgatctaggtcgggccattgccgatgcaaagagaaactgcgcaagtgatttggagaagaagaagttgcagcgcatgttagaggatcacaagaaattgttgtacccgaattgcgaagctgacaagaaaaagttgggcaccacactggaattgctgcaatggaaggcagagaatggtgtatctgacaagggatttggaaagttgctggtaatgataaagaatatgcttccaaaggacaacgaattgcccgagagtacgtacgaagcaaagaaggctgtctgccctctagggttagaggtgcagaagatacatgcatgccctaatgactgcatcctctaccgcggtgagtacgaggatttgaacgcttgcccggtatgcggtgcattgcgctataagatcaggcgcgatgaccctggtgatgtcgagggcgagcgccccaggaagaagattcctgccaaggtgatgtggtatgctcctataataccacggttgaaacgtttgttccaaaacaaagagcatgccaaggcgatgcgatggcacagagaagaccgtaagaaagacggaaagttgagagtacccgctgacgggtcgcagtggagaaaaattgagagaaagtacgggaaggagtttgcagatgacgcaaggaacgtatggtttggtctaagcgcagatggcattaatccttttggggagcagagcagcaaccatagcacctggcctgtgactctatgtttgtataaccttcctccttggttgtgcatgaagcggaagttcattatgatgccagtgctcatccaaggccctaagcaacccggcaacgacattgatgtgtacctaaggccattagttgaagaactcttacagctgtggaatggaacaggtgtacgtgcgtgggatgagcacatgggggaagaatttgacctaaaggccttgctgttcgtgaccatcaatgattggcctgctctcagtaacctttcaggacagacaaacaagggataccgcgcatgcacgcactgtttggatgataccgacagtatatatttggacaattgtaggaagaatgtgtacctgggacatcgtcgatttcttccgagcaggcatcccgtaagaaagaaaggcaagcatttcaaaggtgaggcggatcaccggacgaagcctcgccaccgtactggtgctgatgtacatgatatggtcaaggatttgaaggtagtctttggaaagggtcctggcggacaacctgttccgaatgacgctgacggacgcgcacccatgtggaagaagaaatctatattttgggacctgccctattggaaagatctagag gaccagcaacgtatgcatggaaaagacggcatacatcagggtcatgccagctacgctcttaccaaagaagagaaggaaatcttctttgaatgcctgctcagtattaaggtaccgtctggcttctcgtcgaatataaagggaataataaacatggcagagaaaaagttccagaacctaaagtctcatgactgccacgtgattatgacgcaactgcttccggttgcattgagggggcttctaccggataac aaatatgttcataaccgtgctaggccagaaggaagcatctccaagggccatgaaaatgaggaggtcattgagttttgtattgactttattcctgaccttaagccgattggtgttcctgaatcgcggcataagggcagactggatggaaaaggcacgctaggagggaatcaaaaaatatgtatggacggacattctctcactgaagcacactacacagttatacagaattccgccttggtggctccgtatatggacgaacacaagaattttctacgctccaaacacccggagcggtctgatgactggattacacgtgaacaaaccaggagtttcgccggctggttgcagacacgtaccatgcatgacgcctctattgaagatgacctgtactcgctgtcccagttaccatcttcgaatataatgactttcaaagggtacgagataaatggtaatacattttacacgatcgcccaagataagaagagcaccaaccaaaacagtggtgtccgctttgatgcaacaaccaagacgggaaaggaaacatattatggttacatagaggagatatgggaacttgactatggacgtgatttgaaggtccctttgtttcggtgcaaatgggtcaatatgacacgatatggggtaacggaagacccgcagtatggaatgacaacagtggatctcaacaatcttgcgtatgcagacgaaccattcgtcctagctaatgatgtggcacaggttttctatgtgaaggatatgtctaccaagccgagaaaaagaaaagataaggaagcgaatgcatcatacgatgagccaaagcgccacatagttctttctgggaagagaaacatcgtgggagtggatgacaagacagacatgtcagaagattatgaaaagtttgatgaaattgctccattcacagtgaatattgacccgagcatccagttaaatgatgaagattttccatggctacggcgcaaagggacatacgcgaagaaa